Part of the Clostridium sporogenes genome, TCTCCAGTAATCTTCAGGGTTACACTCTTTATCCCTGCATCTTCAGCCTCTAATAAATCCATAATCTTAACAGTAAATCCCTCTTTTTCAGCCCACCTTGTATACATCCTAAATAGCATATCTGTCCAATCCTGTGCATCTGTTCCTCCTACTCCTGAATGTAGGGTCATTATTGCATTATTTCTATCATACTCTCCAGATAATAGGGTTTCTATCTTAAATCTATCTATTTCTTCTTTTATATTTTTATATTCTGATAATATTTCTTTTCCCATATCGTCCTCTTCTTCTGATAACATTTGGGACAATCCTATAATATCCTCTATAGTATTTTTTAAATGATTATACTTGCTTAGTTTATCCTTTAAATACTTTTCTTCAGAAGTTATTTTTTGTGCCTCTTTTATATCATTCCAAAAATTCGGATTTTGCATTTTATTTTGTAGTTCTGATATACTATTTTTTAATTTTTCTATGTCAAAGAGACTCCCCGATTTCTTTTATTGTATTTTTAAGCTCATAGGAGTTATTTATTATTTCTTGAATTTCTAATATCATGTCATCACCTCTATTATTTACTTTAGGCACATGAAAATAAATAACAAGTCAAAGATGGCAGTATATTTTGTGTCAGCCAAGGAAGCAGGTTCCGTCGCTAGTAGTGCTATCGGCGGGTTCTGCTGACGCAGTATGACGCAAAATAGACTGTCATACTGACTTGTTATTTATTTGAATGTACCTTAAAGGTTATAAAACCAGAAACCAAATAAAAGTTTCCGGTTTTATTATAATATATTTTTATGCCATTCTACCACAACAATTTTTATATTTTTTCCCACTTCCACAAGGACATATATCATTTCTACCAATTCTATTTTCCTTTTTTATAGGTTGTTTTTTTACTGAATCCTCATCATAATTAGTTGATGTTTCTTTTGCTACCTTCTCTCTTTCAGGTGCTTTTTCTACTTCCACATGGAATAAATATCTTACGGTATCTACTTTAATGTTATAGATCATTTCCTCAAACATTTCACTACCTTCAAATTGATATGCTTGAACTGGATCTTGTTGTCTATATGCTCTTAGACCTATACCTTGTTTTAAGTGATCCATATCATCTATATGATCCATCCATTTAGTATCTACAACTCTAAGTAATATTACTCTTTCTATTTCTCTTATTTGTTCTTCTCCAATTTCTTTTTCTTTGTGGTTATATATATTTTCTACTGCTTCTAATAATTTTTCTTTTATTTCCTCATCTGATAAATTACTTAGATCTTTCACATTTACTAAACCCTTTGGTAAACATATATCTTCTAAATAATTAACAAGATTTTGAAGTTCTGTCTCAAACTCTTCTTCTACTCCTGAAATATGAGAATTTACTGCAGTATAAACTACATCTCTAATCATATCTCCTATTTGATCCTTTAAGTCTTCCCCTTCTAGAACCTCACTTCTTTGTTTGTATATTATTTCTCTTTGTTTATTTATTACATCATCATATTGCAATAGAGTTTTTCTTATATCAAAGTTATTTCCTTCTACCTTCTTTTGAGCACTTTCTATAGCTGAACTTACCATTTTACTTTCTATAGCTTCATCTTCACCAAGTCCTAATTTATCAACTATTCCTTGTATTCTTTCTGAACCAAATATTCTCATTAAATCATCTTCTAAAGATACAAAAAATCTTGATTCACCAGGATCCCCTTGACGACCAGAACGTCCTCTTAATTGGTTATCTATTCTTCTAGATTCATGTCTTTCTGTACCTATAATCATAAGTCCGCCTGCTTCTTCAGCTTCTTTAGTAAGTTTTATATCTGTACCACGGCCCGCCATATTAGTAGCTATTGTTACCATGCCATATTCCCCTGCATGAGAAATTATATCCGCCTCTTTTTCATGATATTTAGCATTTAATACTTGGTGAGGTACACCTTTTTTCTTTAACATAGAAGATAACATTTCTGATTTTTCTATGCTTACTGTACCTACTAACATTGGTTGACCTTTTTTATATCTTTCTACTATTTCATCAACTATAGCTTTAAACTTACCCTTTTCTGATTTATATACTACATCCGCATTATCTATTCTTGCTATAGGTTCATGTGTAGGTATTACAATTACATCTAATCCATAGATTTCTCTAAATTCATTTTCTTCTGTTTGAGCAGTTCCTGTCATACCGGATAATTTATTATACATTCTAAAATAGTTTTGATAAGTTATTGTAGCTAAAGTTTTAGATTCCCTTTCTACTCTAACGCCTTCTTTAGCTTCTATAGCTTGGTGCAATCCATCGCTATATCTTCTTCCTTCCATAGCTCTTCCTGTAAACTCATCAACTATTAAAATTTCTCCATCTTTAATCATATAATCTTTATCTTTTTTCATTACATAGTTAGCTTTTAAAGCTTGAACTACATGGTGTTGTATTTCCATATTTTCTGCATCAGCATAGTTATCTACTTTAAAGAAATTTTCTGCTTTATTAACACCTTCATCTGTAAGCATAGCTGAATTAGCTTTTTCATCTATTGTAAAATCTTTTTCAGCTATTAAAGATTTAGTAAAATAATCTGCAACTTTATAAAACTCTGTAGACTTTTCTCCTTGACCTGATATTATTAGTGGAGTTCTAGCTTCATCTATTAATATAGAGTCCACTTCATCCACAATTGCAAAGTTTAATTTTCTTTGAACTCTTTCTTCTTTATAAACCACCATATTATCTCTTAAATAATCAAAGCCAAATTCACTATTTGTTCCATAAGTTATATCTGCCCCATAAGCTTCTTGTCTTTCCTCATTGTTTAAATTATGTAAAACAACTCCTACTTTTAAACCTAAAAATTCATACACTGGGGCCATTAAGTCTCTATCTCTTTTTGCTAAGTAATCATTAACTGTAACTATATGTACCCCTTTTCCTGTTAATGCATTTATATATGCCGGTAATGTAGCAACTAAAGTTTTACCTTCACCAGTTTTCATTTCTCCAATTCTACCTTGATGTAATACCACGCCACCAATTAGTTGTTCTTTATAATGCTTAAGTCCTATGGTTCTATGTGCCGCCTCTCTAACTAATGCAAAAGCTTCTGGTAAAATATCATCCAGTTTTTCCCCTTTTTCTAGTCTATTTTTAAATTCTTCAGTTTTTAATTTAAAATCTTCATCTTTTAAGGATTGTATTTTTTCATCTAAAGCTTCTATTTTATTTACTATAGGATTAACTCTTCTAAGTTCTCTTTCGCTATATGTACCAAATATTTTATTTAAAATTCCCATATTTTTCATCCTCACTATTTATCAAATTTTATAGGTCTTAACTTTATAAATTATATCATTTAACTATATTCCATTCAACTTTTTAAAATAATAATTATGTAAATTTGTAAATAATAATTAATTATAGTAAACCCTAGGTCTATAAAACTTATCTATATAAAAAAGTAGACATATACCCTTGTATATGTCCACTTTTTACTAGTTCTTTATATTAATATGTTAATATATTATTTTAAAATTCAGGTTCTATTAACCCATAATTACCATCTTTTCTTCTATATATAACATTTACTTCCTCTGTATCAGCATTTTGATATACAAAGAAATTATGTCCTAAAAGCTCCATTTGTAAAACCGCTTCTTCCGAAGACATTGGTTTCATGGCAAATTTTTTAGTCTTTACTATTTGAGTCTCTTTATTTTCTCCACTTTCATAATCTGGTATATATTGAAATCTTAATGAGCCATCGTGAATCTTACGTTGAAGTTTAGTCTTTTGCTTTCTTATTTGTCTTTCTAATTTATCTATTACCATGTCTATAGATGCATACATATCCTCTGTTGTTTCTTCACCTCTTAATATAACTCCATGGAATGGTATTGTAACTTCTATAGTTTGCTTATTTTTGTGTACACTCAATGTAGCTGTTGCAACTACATCAGGGTTGAAAAATCTTTCAAGCTTTGACAGCTTCTTTTCAACTGTCTCCCTTAAAGCATTTGTTATCTCAATATTTTTGCCTATTACTGTTATTTTCATTCTTCAGCCCCTCTTTCTGTTCTTGATTATGTTTTTTAATCTTGTTATGTTATTTATATTTTAATACTATTTTTTAAAAAACTCAATAGAAATTTTTTAAATTTACAAAATATTAAGTTATTTATAATAATTTTTTACTAATATGAATTATTTCATATTAGTATAAAAATAAGACCTATAGTTATACTATAAGCCTCAATTAGTTAAAATTAGTTGACCTGGTTTTTGCCCCCACACTCGCCTGCTGGAATTTTCGCTACCCAGAGTTCGTCTTCTCACTACTAACCCTCTCGTTTTTAATAACGGCAGGACTTACTTCTAAGCCGCACCATGCTCATCAAATATTTTTATTTAACTTACGTGGATCGTTTTGCCTGCGACTGGCATCGACTTTCAACCACAAACCTAATTTTACTATATTTAAATTATACATCACTTTTTGCTGCAGTCAATATAAAAATTTCTTTTGCTCCACTCTTTTTTAACTCGTTAGCACAATAAAAGGAGGTAGCTCCTGTGGTTAAAACATCATCAATTAAAAGTATTCTTTTATTTTCTACATATCTTTCATTATAAACTTTAAAACTATCCTTAACATTTAGCCATCTTTCAATTCCATTTAATCCTATTTGATCTTTTGTATTTATGTTCTTTTTTAAACAATATACTATTGGTATATTAATGCTTTTACTTATAATCCTGGCCAAGTACTCACTTTGATTATATCCTCTTTTTTTGTAAGATTTTTTACTGGATGGAACAAAAGTTATAATATCTGTGTTTATATTAATTTCTTTTGCTTTTCTACACATTAAATTAGCTATTACTTCTCCACTTTTAAAATCGCCTTTATATTTTAAATTTAATATAAGTTCCATCATTATACCTGAATAATAACAAGTAGGGAATGCTGAAAAACAGTTTTTCCCTTTTTCAATAATTTTAACGTCACTACAATGCTTTATAGCGTTAAGGCATTCTTTACATATTAAATCTTCTTCTATATATTTTTCACATATTACACATTTATTTCCATAGGGGTATATTACTTCTCCTATACATTCTATAATATATTTTATATAGTTAAAAATCCTAGTTCCCATGCTTCTTTATTAAAGGCTCTTATTATATTTTTAGCTTTCTCCATATGTACAGTTTCCGTATTAGCTAAAAATATAATTTCACCTTTAAAATCATATTCACCTCTCCCTACAGTACCACATAAATATATTAATTCTTTATAATTAAATTTATTCTTATCTGAACCATAAATTATCAAATCTGTATCCTTCAATTTTGAAAATCCATCATAAAATAAATTAGTTATAAATATACCTTCCTTCATCTTTTCAAAGTTAACTAAACTCTTATTAGAATCTAATTCCATATCTAGTATTACATTTACATCAATTTTATTTATATAATTTTTAAAATAATTATATAAATTTTTACTAATAAAATGTGAAGGGGTATATATAATAACTTTCCTTTTAGACTGAAATGACCATTTCATGTAATCATAAATAATAAAAGGAATCTCTCTACTTATATTTATTCTAGTTAATAATGTTCTTGGTTCTATTATAGGCATTCTATCCTTTTTAAAGGGTATATAAATACTTCTACTATTGATAAATAAGCTTTCTATAGAATACATTATACATTTGCCTTCATTGGTAAGTTTAGACAAAATTAAATCTTTTATACTATCCTTATTATGATTTGCATAACTACTTAAATCATCATATATTATAAAATCAAATTTTTCATCCATATTAAATGCCACATTAAAATTAGTAACTTTTAAGTTTGAAACTATATCTAATCTACTCTTTCTTATATAAGAATATTGTCTAAAATCACTTTTTCTTTTTATATTTTGTATTATGTCTATGCTTTTTTCTTCTTCATTTGTTATATACAAAATATTATTCCTATTTTTTATTAAATATAAAATAGAATCCACAAAAAAATTTGTAGTATTATAAGGTATAGATACAACATTTAAGAACTTTTCTCTACCTTTACACCAATTTAATATAACTTCACTAAATTCATATTCTTTTTTGGATCTTTTAAGTAAAGACATACAGGTTCACCTTCTATATATAATATATTATTCTCCATCTATAATTTCAGTATCTAAAACATTACTTATACGCCACTTTAAAAGAGAATACCTTTCAAAAATTTTATCATTTTCCACCATAAAATTAATAGCTTTTAAAGAGCCTACCAAAACAACAAGCTTTTTGGCTCTTGTTATTCCTGTATACAATAAATTTCTATTCATTAAAAGTGGCGGTCCTTTAAAGGCTGGCATAACTACTACTGGAAATTCACTGCCTTGACTTTTATGAATAGTTGCAGCATAAGCTAAATCTATTTCATCTAAATATAAATTTTCATATATTACTCTTCTTTCATTATCAAACAAAACTTGAACCGTTTCTTTTTCTTCATCTATGTCTTCTATATACCCTACATCTCCATTAAATATTCCTAACCCTTCTGCTTCCCCCTCACCACTTGTTCTAGTCCACTTTAAAGAGTAGTTATTTTTTGTTTGCATAACTTTATCTCCTACTCTAAATATATAATCCTTAAATTCCATTTCTTTTTTTAAATCATTTTTAGGGTTTAAAACAGATTGCAATTCCTTATTTAAATTAGAAACACCTAAAATTCCCTTTCTCATTGGAGATAGTATTTGTATATCATGAATTTTATGCCAACTTTTATTAAATTTAGGTAATCTTTTATTTGAAAGTTCTAATAATGTATTAACTATTTTTTTAGGTTCACTACATTCTATAAAATAAAAATCTTTATCCTTTTTATTTATAAGGGGCATTTCCCCATCATTTATTCTATGGGCATTAACTATAATCATGCTCTCTTTAGATTGTCTAAATATCTCTTTTAATCTTACTACCTTTACGCACTTACTTTCTATTAAATCTCTTAATACATTTCCAGGACCTACTGATGGAAGTTGATCTACATCTCCAACTATTATTATTCTTGTACCTAATGCTACAGCTTTTAAAAGTGTATTCATTAATATTATATCTATCATGGAAGCTTCATCTATTATCACTACATCACATTCTAAAGGCGTTTCTTCACCTTTAGAAAAAGCTTCTTCTGTGTCATCCTGAGATACACCCATTTCTAATAGTCTATGTATTGTTTTAGCTTCTCTCCCTGTAGTCTCAGACATTCTTTTAGCTGCTC contains:
- the prfB gene encoding peptide chain release factor 2 (programmed frameshift), whose amino-acid sequence is MILEIQEIINNSYELKNTIKEIGESLDIEKLKNSISELQNKMQNPNFWNDIKEAQKITSEEKYLKDKLSKYNHLKNTIEDIIGLSQMLSEEEDDMGKEILSEYKNIKEEIDRFKIETLLSGEYDRNNAIMTLHSGVGGTDAQDWTDMLFRMYTRWAEKEGFTVKIMDLLEAEDAGIKSVTLKITGEFVYGYLKGEKGIHRLVRISPFNANGKRQTSFASIEVLPELTDDQEIEIKSEDLKIDTYRAGGAGGQHVNKTESAVRITHIPTGIIVQCQNERSQHTNKETAMKVLKSRLVELKERSHKEKIEDLTGELKDMGWGSQIRSYVFHPYNLVKDHRTGAETSNVDAVMNGDINIFITEYLKGNF
- the secA gene encoding preprotein translocase subunit SecA — protein: MGILNKIFGTYSERELRRVNPIVNKIEALDEKIQSLKDEDFKLKTEEFKNRLEKGEKLDDILPEAFALVREAAHRTIGLKHYKEQLIGGVVLHQGRIGEMKTGEGKTLVATLPAYINALTGKGVHIVTVNDYLAKRDRDLMAPVYEFLGLKVGVVLHNLNNEERQEAYGADITYGTNSEFGFDYLRDNMVVYKEERVQRKLNFAIVDEVDSILIDEARTPLIISGQGEKSTEFYKVADYFTKSLIAEKDFTIDEKANSAMLTDEGVNKAENFFKVDNYADAENMEIQHHVVQALKANYVMKKDKDYMIKDGEILIVDEFTGRAMEGRRYSDGLHQAIEAKEGVRVERESKTLATITYQNYFRMYNKLSGMTGTAQTEENEFREIYGLDVIVIPTHEPIARIDNADVVYKSEKGKFKAIVDEIVERYKKGQPMLVGTVSIEKSEMLSSMLKKKGVPHQVLNAKYHEKEADIISHAGEYGMVTIATNMAGRGTDIKLTKEAEEAGGLMIIGTERHESRRIDNQLRGRSGRQGDPGESRFFVSLEDDLMRIFGSERIQGIVDKLGLGEDEAIESKMVSSAIESAQKKVEGNNFDIRKTLLQYDDVINKQREIIYKQRSEVLEGEDLKDQIGDMIRDVVYTAVNSHISGVEEEFETELQNLVNYLEDICLPKGLVNVKDLSNLSDEEIKEKLLEAVENIYNHKEKEIGEEQIREIERVILLRVVDTKWMDHIDDMDHLKQGIGLRAYRQQDPVQAYQFEGSEMFEEMIYNIKVDTVRYLFHVEVEKAPEREKVAKETSTNYDEDSVKKQPIKKENRIGRNDICPCGSGKKYKNCCGRMA
- the hpf gene encoding ribosome hibernation-promoting factor, HPF/YfiA family encodes the protein MKITVIGKNIEITNALRETVEKKLSKLERFFNPDVVATATLSVHKNKQTIEVTIPFHGVILRGEETTEDMYASIDMVIDKLERQIRKQKTKLQRKIHDGSLRFQYIPDYESGENKETQIVKTKKFAMKPMSSEEAVLQMELLGHNFFVYQNADTEEVNVIYRRKDGNYGLIEPEF
- a CDS encoding ComF family protein, whose translation is MGTRIFNYIKYIIECIGEVIYPYGNKCVICEKYIEEDLICKECLNAIKHCSDVKIIEKGKNCFSAFPTCYYSGIMMELILNLKYKGDFKSGEVIANLMCRKAKEININTDIITFVPSSKKSYKKRGYNQSEYLARIISKSINIPIVYCLKKNINTKDQIGLNGIERWLNVKDSFKVYNERYVENKRILLIDDVLTTGATSFYCANELKKSGAKEIFILTAAKSDV
- a CDS encoding competence protein ComF; its protein translation is MSLLKRSKKEYEFSEVILNWCKGREKFLNVVSIPYNTTNFFVDSILYLIKNRNNILYITNEEEKSIDIIQNIKRKSDFRQYSYIRKSRLDIVSNLKVTNFNVAFNMDEKFDFIIYDDLSSYANHNKDSIKDLILSKLTNEGKCIMYSIESLFINSRSIYIPFKKDRMPIIEPRTLLTRINISREIPFIIYDYMKWSFQSKRKVIIYTPSHFISKNLYNYFKNYINKIDVNVILDMELDSNKSLVNFEKMKEGIFITNLFYDGFSKLKDTDLIIYGSDKNKFNYKELIYLCGTVGRGEYDFKGEIIFLANTETVHMEKAKNIIRAFNKEAWELGFLTI
- a CDS encoding ATP-dependent RecD-like DNA helicase, whose amino-acid sequence is MQEIQGFIEDILFKNDENGYVVAKIREENEVITIVGCMPYITEGQNLRLKGKWVIHPQFGNQFKVEICEEVVPNTIAGIERYLSSGIISGIGPVTAKKIVKKFGEETLNILDNNIERLTEIEGIGKKKIEIIYDSYIKQNEVRNIMIFFQNYGVTPNQCMKVYKRFGENSISIVKENPYILTEEISGIGFKTADKIARSLGIAGNSPFRIQSGINYIINGFCSLGNTYMPLDKLISEAMNILGVKEEEIHESIYNNMAENKLKIEKVKDQGCVFTLPYYYCELGVTKKILSLSLSQYDNLNIDIEDEILNFEKSNNIKFHDSQREAIKGALENGVEIITGGPGTGKTTIINCITEMFEKANMRVFMAAPTGRAAKRMSETTGREAKTIHRLLEMGVSQDDTEEAFSKGEETPLECDVVIIDEASMIDIILMNTLLKAVALGTRIIIVGDVDQLPSVGPGNVLRDLIESKCVKVVRLKEIFRQSKESMIIVNAHRINDGEMPLINKKDKDFYFIECSEPKKIVNTLLELSNKRLPKFNKSWHKIHDIQILSPMRKGILGVSNLNKELQSVLNPKNDLKKEMEFKDYIFRVGDKVMQTKNNYSLKWTRTSGEGEAEGLGIFNGDVGYIEDIDEEKETVQVLFDNERRVIYENLYLDEIDLAYAATIHKSQGSEFPVVVMPAFKGPPLLMNRNLLYTGITRAKKLVVLVGSLKAINFMVENDKIFERYSLLKWRISNVLDTEIIDGE